The following are encoded in a window of Salinibacter ruber DSM 13855 genomic DNA:
- a CDS encoding MFS transporter — protein sequence MQRGLLILGILLISLNLRPALASVGPLVESIRGATGLSNAALGLLTTLPLLAFGLVSALTPLATRRLGTEGALAAALSLVAVGTLARAAPSTAPLFGGTVLFGVGIALGNVLLPSLVKRDFPEHSGVMTSLYSSGIGAGAAIGAGTTVPLAGVLGWRGALGAWAVPAVAALLVWLPQLRAGAPARASYNIGDSLRALARSSLAWQVALFMGLQSLTFYIALAWLPGFLQARGFDPAAAGGLLALSQVMGVAGSAVVPTWAARRADQRRTICLLALVEGTALAGLAWPGAPLASLWVSVLGFVLGGTFGLALLLLVLRAADAETATELSGMAQSVGYLVAAAGPAVFGLLHDLTGGWAAPLALLAFALVAKTAVGLRAGRPGQIRPGR from the coding sequence TTGCAGCGCGGCCTTCTGATTCTGGGCATCCTGCTGATTTCGCTCAACCTGCGCCCGGCGCTTGCGAGCGTGGGCCCGCTCGTGGAGAGCATTCGCGGGGCCACGGGCCTCTCCAACGCGGCCCTCGGTCTGCTCACGACGCTGCCGCTTCTGGCTTTCGGGCTTGTCTCGGCGCTCACGCCGTTGGCGACGCGGCGGCTGGGCACCGAGGGGGCACTGGCCGCGGCGCTCTCGCTCGTCGCGGTCGGGACGCTTGCGCGAGCAGCCCCCTCAACGGCGCCCCTCTTCGGGGGCACGGTGCTCTTTGGGGTGGGCATCGCGCTGGGCAACGTGCTCCTGCCCTCGCTCGTCAAGCGGGACTTTCCGGAGCACTCCGGCGTGATGACCAGCCTCTATTCGAGCGGGATCGGGGCGGGCGCGGCGATTGGGGCGGGCACGACCGTCCCGCTGGCCGGTGTGCTCGGGTGGCGGGGCGCTTTGGGGGCTTGGGCCGTGCCCGCGGTCGCCGCCCTCCTGGTGTGGCTGCCCCAGCTCCGAGCCGGTGCGCCCGCCCGTGCGTCCTACAACATCGGTGACTCGCTTCGGGCCCTTGCACGCTCGTCGCTGGCGTGGCAGGTCGCCCTCTTCATGGGCCTTCAGTCGCTCACGTTTTACATCGCCCTCGCCTGGCTGCCGGGCTTCCTGCAGGCGCGTGGCTTCGACCCGGCCGCCGCGGGCGGGCTGCTTGCGCTCTCGCAGGTGATGGGGGTGGCCGGCTCGGCGGTCGTGCCGACGTGGGCCGCGCGACGGGCGGACCAGCGGCGCACCATCTGCTTGCTCGCGCTCGTGGAGGGGACCGCGCTGGCCGGGCTGGCGTGGCCCGGGGCGCCGCTGGCCTCCCTGTGGGTCTCGGTCCTCGGCTTCGTCCTGGGCGGTACGTTCGGGCTGGCGCTGCTTCTGCTCGTCCTGCGGGCCGCCGATGCCGAGACGGCAACCGAGCTGTCGGGCATGGCGCAGTCGGTCGGCTACCTCGTGGCGGCGGCCGGGCCGGCGGTCTTTGGCTTGCTGCACGACCTCACAGGTGGGTGGGCGGCCCCCCTCGCCCTCCTGGCGTTTGCCCTCGTGGCAAAGACGGCCGTGGGCCTGCGTGCGGGGCGGCCCGGCCAGATCCGTCCGGGCAGGTGA